The Lactuca sativa cultivar Salinas chromosome 2, Lsat_Salinas_v11, whole genome shotgun sequence genome includes the window TGAAATTGATTCAATCACAATTTCTTGAATCCAAGAAAGCAAAACCAAATTGAGCCTATCATTTAAAACAACAACAAGTCCCAGAGATGAAATCAAACCAATAACAAAATGATCAGTAAGAGAGCAGTAGGTCCTATTGAATGAACCCAGAAAGATCTTAAATCAAATGTTTAGTGCTATGCTATTTTAAAGTATATGTATTGTTCATTTAGTGGTTAGGGACATGTTATTTTAGTTAAAGAAATAACTTCAACCAAACTCAACTATAAAGACCTCGGTGACACTCACATTGAAGTGATGGAATAAACCTAGAAACATCTAGAAACAAATTTAATGAAATGAGTCcagaaaataataaaatgaacCCGATGTACTATCAAAGATGAAATCAAACCCAGAAACATTTCTTTCGAAATTACTGGTGAGATAAAGTAAAATGTCACGTCATCTCACATGTAGAGTCCATATAGACATGAAATATGTCACATCATGTAATATTTGGTTAGGTAATTCCTGATAACTTGTTAATAAATGTAAGAGAGCATGAAATGACTTAAATACCCTCATGTGAGGGGTAATGGGGATCATTAAAGGTGCAACCAAAATGGTAAGTGAGACATGGACAAATGTGTAATCCAAACCCATACTAGGGACAATTTTTGACAAAGTCGAAAAACTTTGACTAAAACTGCAAAATCGTGCCAAAAACAGGGACCGTTTCTGTAATTcactcaagaattaatttagcaAGTCAGAGGTCGATTTTGGTGTGCAGCTCTCTCTGCATGTGACCTTCAATCATATCTTCTTTGACTTTCAACCCATAttaacattttattaaaaataccCTTATCAATCATCATTACCGTACGGTCAGCAAATcctaaattaaaaaacaaaatatcTTTTTTCCTAAAGAAAGATTTTTGTGTATATactataattaaaattaaaagccAACACAAATTAATTAAATACAAACTCAATGCTCATTTTAACACAACAATTTAGGAAGCGTTTGGCAGCTTCTGGTTTCTAGCTTTTGATAAAACGTTCTAGTTTAAATAGAAAGTTTTGTTTGGCAGTAAGAgcgtttagtttttagtttaacaaaacgctccgattcAAAAAGCAatttcatgtagcgtttaacaaaaggctcctgagcttttgaaatcaattttcataattacccttaaaaatatatttatatatttatttatttttaatcaattgtccttttatgtaattttatatatttcaaaagcttccagttacttttgtcaaacattcatataacaaataaaagctataGCTTCCAGTTACCAGCTACCTGCTACACGCTACCCGCTAACAGTTACTAACCCAATCACACCCTTACTCAATCATTTGAATATGATATACTAAACTACTACATCAAACAAATTTAGCATATTTGGTTACCAAAGAATTTACCAAATTTATTATAATCATAGTTTAATAATACAATTGTCAATAATTCAATATCTTTTCTAAATTTAGGATTAACAGAGATATAATATCTTGtgattatataaaataaaataaaataaaaaaatatacttGAAACTAAACATGGTTACTTCTGTTATAGTTTTTTCTTTCTTCTTGAGATTCTTTACTTGCAAATCTGTTTCTTGAAACCAAGTCTTCCATTTTCCAAATCATATTCCAAGTATATATTCTGCTGTTGATAATTCCCAATGATTATCGATGGCCCGATTCTTGAATTCGACCCGACTAAATTACTTGATACAATCGTCATACACAACACGCCGGAATCTCCAAGAAACGAGAAGTAATCCGCCAGTGGTAGTGATAACTTTGCTCCGCCTTTGAAATGAAACATCAACTCCGGGAACTCTGCAGGTTTTCCGGCGATGTCGAAACACGGACGTAACCCAGATTCCGATTCCACGTCAGCCGCTCTCTTATACTTCGACATTTGATTTTCAAACTCTTTCGCCACCAGATCGTAGACATGACTATCCATGAACGTGAAGGTTGTGCCGGAATCGATGATTGTTCCGCCGTTTCCGTCGGATCCCGGCACCAGAAACCCATATGGGATCTTCACGGTTTTACCACCGACGGTGATTTTCCGGAGGGTTACGTAGTAGTATTCCTGAAACGCCGCCGTGGAACTCATCGGATTCTTGTGGAATTTTGTGTAACTGATTCCTGAATCTCCGGCGCCGGAGTTTGAAGAATTCCGAACAAGCACAAGCTTGCTGCTCACCGGAGTGTCGTCAAACCGGTGAGAGAGTAAACAATATGAAAACTTTTTCAGACCCATTTGAACGGGTAGAGAAGAAGACCCACGCCCAAACCCGGCAATACCGGACGGTTGTCGGGTCGATAAAATGGAGCATCCGACAAGGAAATCATTCACATCACCTTCGTCAAAATCCATCGTCTCCGACAGAAGTAACCCCGATGTTGACCCGGACCCGTATTGAAGCATGTAAGCTGGACATATCTGGTCTCCATTACATCGAATTGGATCAGTCGACCCGAAAACCCACCCGCATTTCGTGTTATTACACCCGATAATCTTAGCAGAGGACGAGAGCT containing:
- the LOC111912159 gene encoding probable aspartyl protease At4g16563, with the translated sequence MAPPPPCSSSLSILNLITILCFCICTSSSSSQNTLTLSLTQHISRENKNNPWLQTISSLASSSIARAHHLKNPKEKTSTSKIPLFPHSYGGYSVSLSFGSPPQKLSFVMDTGSSLVWFPCTHRYSCSDCNFPNVNKTNIPRFIPKLSSSAKIIGCNNTKCGWVFGSTDPIRCNGDQICPAYMLQYGSGSTSGLLLSETMDFDEGDVNDFLVGCSILSTRQPSGIAGFGRGSSSLPVQMGLKKFSYCLLSHRFDDTPVSSKLVLVRNSSNSGAGDSGISYTKFHKNPMSSTAAFQEYYYVTLRKITVGGKTVKIPYGFLVPGSDGNGGTIIDSGTTFTFMDSHVYDLVAKEFENQMSKYKRAADVESESGLRPCFDIAGKPAEFPELMFHFKGGAKLSLPLADYFSFLGDSGVLCMTIVSSNLVGSNSRIGPSIIIGNYQQQNIYLEYDLENGRLGFKKQICK